The Littorina saxatilis isolate snail1 linkage group LG1, US_GU_Lsax_2.0, whole genome shotgun sequence nucleotide sequence acacacacacacacacacacacacacacacacacatacaaactacCACCAACACTGCCACTACCTCACactacgcacacgcacactacTCAGACCCTGCGGCTTGTTTTCACCAAGTTGGTGGCACCCCGTTTTGTTACATGCACATCAGCCCTCAAAGTTATACAATATTCTCATGCACTCACTTATACAAAAGTGCAACGGTCTTTATTAATTTGTCATGCAATACCACAGAGGACCCCGGAGGGACGCCCTCGCTCCAGTGGCTGCTTTGTAGAAGGACCCGGAAGGCTGTGTGTAATTATACCCTTCACATGGGATAGTGTGACAGGCACAATGGTCCACTCACTTTCCTCGTTTTACAGGCTAGACGAAGTACGCAAAAAGCACCGCCGAGTGTAGTGATCTTCAGATTTTCACGCAACTTTCGAGCATCGTTTGTGAGAACAaagttaagtgctgttcacatggcagacttgcaaccaacttttccctaactttcaagcgattttagtcgatggcaagtcaaatcaaaatcgctggccatgtgaacagcacaaacGCGCAAACTAAGTTTTAAGCGGCGATTCTCGCCAGACAGTACCATTCGAGATTGTCCGGTCGTCTTCGTTGTTTTCCGAAGGGTTGGTtggctagagctaaccaatcagtaagcgcgataagaaaagtctgcgcAAAATCTTTGACAAGTCACGGCCGAGTCGAACAGTGGTCAACTGAGTTTTGGAATCGCTGCTGAATCTGGCCTAAATCGAACCTAAATCGCtggggccgttcacatggcagacttttcgccGACTTCGCCTCGACGGCTCGGGAAAGATTTTCAAACGACtgaagttggggaaaagttggttgcaagtctgcaaTGTAAACAGCACTTTAGTTGGAATTTGTTGCTTATGTGCGCAGTAAGTAAATGGAGGGAGGAAGATGGGGGTTCGGAAAGGGGTGGCCGTTGGGGTTGGGCTCTTGGGGGATTGGCAGGTGCAGTTTCTTACCTTCACCTCTTTCAGTGTCGTGGGCACTTGCGTGTATTTGCTCATGTATATCAGGCCTGAAAAAAGGCGAAGTTTGATGAACGAAAGCGAATTACGGTACTGAGACAATGCGATGGTCTTCAGTTGTTTTTAGGAGTACAAACAACTTTTGAATGACAGCATAACCATTACAGAAATAACCGTAAATATGATCTTTAGttacgttgttttcaaccacacTTCAGTTATAAACGAAAGCGGTTACCTTTATGAGAATAACTGTCGACATGATATTCTATCCATTTACAGTTCTGTTCTTATATTGTGTCCAAGTAAACTTAATTATCTATTACGACAAAAGGGTCGTTAAACGAggacgtcatcatcatcatcatcatcatcgtcatcgtcatcgtcatcatcgtcatcgtcatcagcatcagcatcgtcatcgtcatcgtcatcatcatcatcatcatcatcatcatcatcatcatcatcatcatcatcatcatcatcatcatcatcatcatcatcatcatcatcatcatcaaacacTGAATTGTTTACTTTCAAATTGTGCTCCAGCATATATAGTAGATTCACATTTGATTGATATCTTACCTATGTTCTAAGCCTCTGAGCTTTCTGCTGATGTAGATACCACAGACGACGATGAAGATAATCAGGACGATGATAACAACGGAGTGGACGATAACCAGAGCTAGCAGCGGGGTGTAGTTTGCATCTGTGTGACATTTGAATAAAGAAataatcaacaagtcgcgtaaggcgaaaatacaacatttagtcaagctcagtcgaactcacagaatgaaactgaacgcattgaaTTGTTTCCGCAAGACCgaacactcgtagcatcgtctgtccaccgctcgtggcaaaggcagtgaaattaacaatccagaaaagcgcggtagcggttgcgatgaggaggatagcacgcttttctatttctttattctttttaactttctgaacgtgtttttaatccaaacatatcatatctatatgcttttggaatcaggaacggacaaggaataagatgaaattgtttttaaatcgatttcggaaaatttattttaatcataatttttatatttttaattttcagagcttgtttttaatccaaatataacatatttatatgtttttggaatcagaaaatgatgaagaatacggtaaacgtaattttagatcgttttattaaaaaataattttaattacaattttcagatttttaatgaccaaagtcattaattgatttttaagcctccaagctgaaatgcaataccaaaggtcggcctttgtcgaagattgcttggccaaaatttcaatcaatttgattgaaaaatgagggtgtgacagtgccgcctcaacttttacaaaatgccggatatgacgtcatcaaagaaatttatcggaaaaattcaaaaacaaattcaggggatatcatacccagaaactctcatgaaaaGTTTAATAAAGATCGCtcgagtagtttactctgaatcgctccacacacacacacacacacacacacacacacacacacacacatgcacgcatacacacacgcacgcacacatacacacacacacacacacacacacacactcacacacatacacacacacacacacacacacacacacacacacacacacacacacacacacacatatacaccacgaccctcgtctcgattcccggggggatcccccctctatgttaaaacatttagtgaaaacttgactaaatgtaataacaagtcgcgtaaggcgaaaatacaatatttagtcaagtagctgtcgaacttacagaatgaaactgaacgcaatgccatttttcagcaagaccgtatactcgtagcatcgtcagtccaccgctcatggcaaaggcagtgaaattgacaagaagagcggggtagtagttgcgctaagaaggatagcacgcgtttctgtacctctctttgttttaattttctgagcgtgtttttaatccaaacatatcatatctatatgtttttggaatcaggaaccgacaaggaataagatgaaagtgtttttaaattgatttcgacaattgaattttgataataatttttatatatttaattttcagagcttgtttttaatccgaatataacatatttatatgtttttggaatcagcaaatgatggagaataagataaacgtaaatttggatcgttttataaatttgtatttttttttacaattttcagatttttaatgaccaaagtcattaattaatttttaagccaccaagctgaaatgcaataccgaagtccgggctttgtcgaagattacttgaccaaaatttcaaccaatttggttgaaaaatgagggcgtgacagtgccgcctcaactttcacgaaaagccggatatgacgtcatcaaagacatttatcaaaaaaatgaaaaaaacgttcggggatttcatacccaggaactctcatgtcaaatttcataaagatcggtccagtagtttagtctgaatcgctctacacacacacacagacagacagacagacacacgcacatacaccacgaccctcgtttcgattccccctcgatgttaaaatatttagtcaaaacttgactaaatataaaaagggtcccccccaaaaaaaccacaaaacaacaacaccaaatcAAACAAGACAAGAAGAGGCAAAAGTTATGTTACCTCGGAGTACCTACAAGTTTAGACCAAAGACATTTTCGGTAATTGTGGCCCAAGAAAATAATCCCTTGTAAAATCCTTACATTGCACTAAGTCTTGCAATTGAAAAGGACCAACATGCTTACGTATTTGTTACTGTACTGGCGAACACAATATATTAACGGACGGGTCAAACGCCAGTGATATTTAACACGGGAAAGGAATAACATATTGATAGCCTTCCATTTAAAACTTCAAGGAGATTATCGGGGATTTGACGCCCGACCAATCCGTCTTGCGACTGAGCGGAGCGACTGATGGTTTAAATTTAAGGCTTTGACTTTAGGCTTTTTACAATCTTGCCTGGAATGGGGTGTAATATCTTTCTCTTGGTTTTCTTCATTAACAGTGTTTTACTTTATGAGCCTTTCTGCTAACGCTTCATCAAACACAGGAAGAAAGATTTACAATACCTGAGTCTGGAGTATCTGTAAGCTGCTCTGTTGTTGTACCGTATCTTCCTGTTGTAAACGCAATTGTTCCTGATGTTGTAGCagttgttcctgttgttgtcGGGGTTGTTGTAGCagttgttcctgttgttgtcGGGGTTGTTGTAGCagttgttcctgttgttgtaGGGGTTGTTGTAGCagttgttcctgttgttgtaGGTCTTGTTGGTGCGGGGAGTGTTCCTCCCCCAGTAAATATTGTTGTAGCAGGGGTTGTTGTAGCAGTTGTTCCTGTTTTTGTAGGGGTTGTTGTACCagttgttcctgttgttgtaGCGTTTGTTCTTTCCCATGTAAATGTCGTCGAAAATGTTGTGTATCCGGAGGCTGCTGTTAAAACCAAGTGTTTGCACTAATTGATATTATTGAAAACGCGGGCTACTATTTCTTGCAACCTTGATGGGAATATATTCATATGCATATGGTTTCGTTTTAATTTGACGTGTCACATGAAGAATAAATATACAAAACAGGTAAACAAAGGACTAAATCAAATTAACATGCATTTACATTTTTCTTTATaagtttattttgttatgaCACAACCATCTTTCTCCTGATGTACCCGCCTAGTTTCAGGAAAGTGAAATAAATAATGTCTCGGCCCTCAGcaatggttgtgtgtgtgtgtgtgtgtgtgt carries:
- the LOC138949146 gene encoding uncharacterized protein, giving the protein MFSNRGADNNALVVIIVFLFINLLAIPAASGYTTFSTTFTWERTNATTTGTTGTTTPTKTGTTATTTPATTIFTGGGTLPAPTRPTTTGTTATTTPTTTGTTATTTPTTTGTTATTTPTTTGTTATTSGTIAFTTGRYGTTTEQLTDTPDSDANYTPLLALVIVHSVVIIVLIIFIVVCGIYISRKLRGLEHRPDIHEQIHASAHDTERGEVAETSDATTEFTELAEIYTNTPGNRNSEHIYSSLATVGEYANTTTATLSDGVSGELRGSRSQKKGRGKASWQKKGKAYERNVSPRGQGVQAVESEANPDKLYVNMML